From Impatiens glandulifera chromosome 7, dImpGla2.1, whole genome shotgun sequence:
TACAAAGCGAAATAATAAACAAGAAACTGACATCATTTTGCTTTTGAAGCTTTTCTGCTTCAGCCTGTTTCTTCTCCCATTCTTCCCTAGCTTTCTTATTCATTGACATGATCTGTTGCCGAACATCAGAAGTTACAACAGTGCGATGCCTCGACTTCTCAACATCGACCCGCTGAATATGTTTTGATAAACCATAAGTCACTTGAAACAAGTTCCTCTCTTGAAAAATAGAAAGACAACCAAGACCTTTTACCTGCTTAGACAGTCTGATCAGATTACTTATCAGGCCACGCATTTTTTCCTCTACACACTGACCATATCACCATGTTAGATAAGGGTGAGCAAAAATGGCGACATAAAAAAGGGGATAAAGTCTCACCAACGACAAACATCGCTCAACATCATTGCTTATACCCTTAACACCACATTTTACAGCTGCCATGAAGAGGGAAAACCAATTATAGAACTGTTTGCTACAAACCAAATACATTGGAATATAAAAGTCCAATAAAAGTTATTAACCAATATCTGCCAACTTCTTCTGGAGAGGAATTTTCTGCAAAATGagtttttcttcctcttcttgcACAACTCTTCGAGATGCTTCTGAAGCTCGACTGTCTTCCTTAGGTCCAGAAAATAattgttcttcctcttcctaATTGAAATGGAAGTACAAGACAATGGACTATAAGATTCTAGTTGGTTCCTGGGTTGTATAAAgtatcatatattttttgtcATACCCGAAGATTCACTCCACTGACAGCAGTCACATCATTGAGTTGTTCAATGCTTTGATCCAAGAAGCCACCTGATACTTTTTGCTTCTTACTGAGAGTGAAACACATTAAACCATGACAAAGAAATCATCAAAATGAATgggaaaagagaaaattaaatggCCTTCAAAATCTAGTCACCTTGATAAAGGCGGTGATGATACGAGTGATTCAAGTGGTTTCTTTTGCCCTACAATTGGCTTCTTCAATGGAGTCTTAGAAATTCCTCCAGGCCCACTTGAAGGTGGCATCCTGGAACTTAGCTGATAACACAAAACAGcaacatattaatatttagGTCATGACCTGAAACAacagattttaaaattattcaatagCTTGTAGTCTATCTATACAGCTATACTAACAGCTTACCTTCCTAACAGACTAACAATTACTTACAGATCATAACTAATAAACTAACGGATTAACATTACGAACTTTCAGTTATTATGCTAACAAAACAGACACCTAATTCATATCCCAATTGATTACCTATACTAACAGCTTACCTTCCTAACAGACTTAACAATTATTATCAGATCATTACTAACAAACTAACAGAAAGAATACAAACTTTAGCATCAAATAAAGATAAACGAAGAAGTGGAAAGGCTGAAGACTAGACTGGTTCCTAAACAATCCTATCAAACAAACATATGGCGTTGAGTATCAAGAGACATTTGTTCTAGCTGCTAAACTCAATACTATACAGGTTCTACTGTCGATTGCAGCAAACTGTTATTAATCATGACACCAACCTAAATGAGAGCTGAAAAAATGTGTATATATGGAAGTACCGCTCAAGTAGGACATGCTGGGCCAAAAAACAAGTTTGTATGTTGTAGAAAGCACTCTATGGTAAGCAGTCTCCAAGTGCATGTTTTGGCAAATTTGCTACTTTTATGATCAAATGTGAGTGCAGGAATAGTCAAACCAaccacattattttttaaacattcaaCTCAAAAAGAGAATTTAgggaaaaaaacataaattagcTCAAAATTTGAGATTTAAGACCCTGGCAAGATGCTACATCAAACGAAGACACAAGTGTGACTCAAAGAAAATATACTATGGACTTGTTGAATGAAATATGAATGTTAGGATGCAAACTAGTAAACACCCCATATGGACCCAAATAAGAAATTGGGGGCAGAGCAATACATTTCTTCAGTGGACAAGGGAAGAGATATCAAAGACTGGTATGTAATCAATTTCTCTCACATACATGTAGTGAGTTCAAAAAGTCAATTCATGAATAATTCTATTGTAGAACACATAGAGACAGTATAAAATCATAAGGCATCTGAAATTAACACCAGTAAAGAGATTACTACTTAGGAGAACAATGAAGCAAAGAGGACAAACATTTACAGCAACATACTAGGCAGAAGATcattttttggttatttttgtttgtgtagAGAAATTTAGTTGCGTGTAAGAGCAAGAATTTGTTGTTTCACGGAGCAATGTTGAATCAGAACTAAGATCATTCACATTGAGAATTTGTGAAGGAATTTGAAACTGAGAGATACTAAACTAATCAATGAGCTACCTAAGTGTGTAATTGGTATGGCTAAGAATTCGGCCCATCGTCACCGACAAAGCATGTGAAGATAGACAAGCACTTCATTTTGCAAAAGAGCGAAAGAAGAAGGGTTAAACTCTCTTACATATCTACTAAAGGACAACACTCCCACATGTATTCATGTTGAGATAGTGCTTTCTTTCTTTTGTGATACTCAGCATGATGGGTATCATTTTTCTTACTTCTCATTGTAAGTGTCATTGggctttttatttatttaactaagGCAATGACTTTCCCCAAGAAGAAAAGGACAAAATGTTGACATCTTCATTAAACAATTACCAATATCTAAATTTGATAACTGAATTGCAATTTGGACATGTATATTTTGTACAACCCGAAgtataaaattatcttattatAATTGTCTAGTAAAACTAATTCTAGTTGATATATTTATCTGGGATGTTCCTATAAATTATAGGAGTTAAGCTATATCCTTAGACTTGATAACTAGTTGTATACATAAGGCTACTCTATGTActcttttttaattctatttcgAAATAAAGAAGTCTTATTTATTCTCTCTCAGCTTCTGCATGATGTACtgtattttgattatttgaacCCCAAAATGTTAAATGATACTGATGTACATAGAAAATAGAATAGATACAAAGTAACTTAAAATTGCTGTAATTGTATTATAAATCCAGAAAGATAGAGAAATTACGAAAGATAAATCCAGAATGGAGATGAGAAAACAGAACCCAGTCTTCAAGACTAAACTAATTTCTTCTAACTTGTGTCTATTTATAATACTCATTCCGAGTGTGAGCTAATCTATCAGTGGGcttttaatattgaaattctATAAGTGGGCTAACTAAGTGAGTCTAAGTCTagttactaattaaaataaagacaaTAAGCAGATAATAAAGGACGACTGAACTATTTGGAATTAAGATTGAGTCACGTGTCCTCGGCGTGAGTCGGTCAAGGTTCATCAGTTGCGACCTTTCTCTTTGTCTTCATGTGTAATATTTGAAAACCATAACACGTACTTGATACTAAAGAGAATCTTCATGAGTATACTACAAAGATAGAATAAAACTGTAAATTTTGAAAGATGAAGGACTGTAGCAACTAAAGTAATATATGCCTTAAAAAGTAGGTGAACACTTAGCTATTACTTATAAATACCTAACAGTTTAACATAAAAAACAACTAATACTTTAATTCTTATCATATGCTTATGTTCCACTGGCCACAGACCAGGACCTCAGCCagtgaaaaaagaaaatagtatTGTAAGTGAATGAAACAAGATTACAGGCTACTAACCTCCAGTTGAGATGGTGGCTTAGAGGGCATTATACCCATAGAAGTTGGGAAACCACCCTTTGAGGATTGCATCTCAAACAATTCGTCCTTTGACGTTCCCGAAACTGCATCACCATGTTCTACATGTGGAGGAGGAAAAGAAGATAACCCTTGTGAGTTAGACAATTGAGACTTTTGTTGTTCATTCATCTGATCAACTGGCTCTTGTTTAACAAAATTCATTGGTGGTTGTGGAGAGACGCTTTTCTGTTGCAAGCTTGAATTATTTGTCAGTGGAGAAAAAGTTCCACCCTGAACTCTTTTTGTATCACTAAGAGGAATTTGTCTCTCAAATTTGGGCATATTCATTGTACTCATGGACTGAGATGCACCCCCTAATTGAGGCGTACCAATGTTTTGGTGAACTGGATTTTGCCTCATTGGCGGATCATGAGACTGTTGTTTGAGAGAAGCTGGTGTTGCATTAGCGTTTGCGCCAGAAAATGAATGATAGTTATTAACTGAACTTCCATACATAGGAAAAGTCTGTTGCGAAAAGTGTAAATGTTGTTGCTGTTGCTTGCCAAATCCCTGCATTGGGTTCACAGGGCGCTCTCTTTCTTGATTTAAATTACTCAAACTGGATGTGGACATCTGGCTCACTGGCATGCCATGGGTGTCTGCTTGACGATCCATTTCTTGGGATTTCTGTATATTGCTATCTGGAATTTCCTTGCATTGATCAGTCTTATGATATACAATTATGAGGAAATAAAAGGGCACTAATACCTTTTTGATGAAGTTGAGCAAATGACTGGGGAACAGTTCCCTGGTTAGAACCCATGGAAGTCATATTTGCATTTTGCGATTGTGATGAAAAGGGGTTTGGGGAAGTCTGTGAGTTTCGAGCAGCCTGTATccacaaaatttattaataatatagatgAAGATGGAGACTTTTTTAATGAATTGTGAGTCTCCTCCACTTACTTGTGTTTGCAACTTAAGCACAGCCATCCTGAGCATTTGGTCCCCTATAATAGCTCTCATATGCCGGACAAATCCATCCTTggtaatttcatttttctagAAGAATACATGCAGTAACCATTTAAGATAGAGTGGATAAATAGATAATGCCAATAAAAAGAAACAAGCATGAGGAAGGAATGTGAGAGATCCACTGACCCTTAATTTAAGATAAAGAGTTTGAAGCTGCATAGCTCTATCTTTGTCTAATTGAGGTAATATAACTGGCAGCAATAACCCAAATGGAACCTGTTTGCTACGATTATTTGGATTTGTTGCCTGCTCTGTTGGTATAGCCGGTTGATTGTGCATCTTCTGTAGATTTGTCAACTGTGGATCAACCTGTGGTTTAGGGCCTCTCTCTGGTTCTCTTATATGCATAGAATTCCTATCCAAGTTTGATACACCCATCTTGTGAGAAAATGGAAGAGCACTTTGTGGGAGTTGTAATTGGTAAGAGTCTTGTGGTTGCTGCTGCATAGAGCTGTGACTAAGCTCATGTGCTGCAAttgtttgttgttgttgttgttgttgttgttgattaTCCATGACAGGTTCTTGTTGATGCAGCTCCATTTTGGGTGGAAGCTGTTCCATCGAAAAGAATTTATTCGAACCTGGATGACTTTGATTATTGACAGGATCTCCCTGGCTAGAAGATTGCCACTGTGGAATTAGCTGATTGTTACCTTGAGACATGGCTGTTTTAAAGTCAGCATGTTAAGCATATCAAACCATTGAAGAGATTTATTCAAAAGTACATAGAAGTAAATATAGAtgatatataagaataaaaaaacatgcATAACTCAGAAAATCATAAGTTCTGCATCTTTATTCCAATACCCTCTGAAAAATATTCCATCATAAAAGAGCACGTTCAGAGTTCTTTAGCCGTGAGGCACAATTTCAATAAGAACAATCAACGTTTCTAACTATATACTATCAGATTGGTTCTAGTATAGTTTTGATCTTCTATTCTCAATTGAATAACATCAATGCAAAGAAAGAGAGTGTCAAGAAAGTCTATTATAGCCAAAACCCATGTTTTAACTTTCTTTGTGTTAATCTAAACAACCACTTCACTACTGAATCCTTAGGTCTCGAGAGTGTTCAATTCTTTTACCTTCAAAGTTCAAACAATCTACTTATTGCGTTCTTTCCAAACAAACAAACTATTGAGATCAAGTTTAAACCCTTTTTTGCATAAGAACTTGGGAAACTCATGATCCTGGACATTAAAAACTTTTTCACTGTAGCTGGCATAACCCATATCACtttgattttctaaaaaatttagCTCTAATTGATTTCACtctttgaaaaaatgaaaaccaTCCCTgaataagattttgataatgaatcTCTATCTTAGACATGCCAAAATTTCTTGCTGAATGAATTAATCCATAAAGGAAGAACGTAACCCCATAAGTGATTTCACTTTTCCCAAGAACATAAATAAAGAAGTTGTTAATCCCGTAATTACCACCGTCTGAATCAGATGGCTGAGAGGCAGACGTGTCCCCTTCTATATCCCTGTTCAGAGCAGCAGTGAACGCATCCACCTCCGCGCCCGAATGCATTGTCTCGTCCTAGGtcaataaaaaaaacccaaCTTTTATTATCCAAATAAAGCACGAGAGTTTGTGAATGGAGATGGGAGAAATAGACAGAGAGTGAACCTCGTCTTCTTCAAGGAGCTTCATAATTGAAGGATCCATTGTTGTGTATCAAAAGTTGGAGAAGATAGGTCAGGAATCAAGATACTGATCGATTGAGATTGCGGCCTTAGAAGATAATCTGGTAGTCGTTAACAATCGATCCAGATACAGGAAGGAACAAAAACACGCAAAGTTCCTCGATTCAACGAACAAACTAAAGGGTTCTTCGTCTTTGATTTTATAAGGTAGCCTGGGACGATAGAAGGAATaaagattgttttttttttgtcaccCTCAATCTATCATCTATTTCACATTTTACCCTGaactttgttattttaaattataattataaatgggaagaagaagaaggctcaGTCAGAGAG
This genomic window contains:
- the LOC124944616 gene encoding transcription initiation factor TFIID subunit 4b, yielding MDPSIMKLLEEDEDETMHSGAEVDAFTAALNRDIEGDTSASQPSDSDGAMSQGNNQLIPQWQSSSQGDPVNNQSHPGSNKFFSMEQLPPKMELHQQEPVMDNQQQQQQQQQTIAAHELSHSSMQQQPQDSYQLQLPQSALPFSHKMGVSNLDRNSMHIREPERGPKPQVDPQLTNLQKMHNQPAIPTEQATNPNNRSKQVPFGLLLPVILPQLDKDRAMQLQTLYLKLRKNEITKDGFVRHMRAIIGDQMLRMAVLKLQTQAARNSQTSPNPFSSQSQNANMTSMGSNQGTVPQSFAQLHQKDSNIQKSQEMDRQADTHGMPVSQMSTSSLSNLNQERERPVNPMQGFGKQQQQHLHFSQQTFPMYGSSVNNYHSFSGANANATPASLKQQSHDPPMRQNPVHQNIGTPQLGGASQSMSTMNMPKFERQIPLSDTKRVQGGTFSPLTNNSSLQQKSVSPQPPMNFVKQEPVDQMNEQQKSQLSNSQGLSSFPPPHVEHGDAVSGTSKDELFEMQSSKGGFPTSMGIMPSKPPSQLELSSRMPPSSGPGGISKTPLKKPIVGQKKPLESLVSSPPLSSKKQKVSGGFLDQSIEQLNDVTAVSGVNLREEEEQLFSGPKEDSRASEASRRVVQEEEEKLILQKIPLQKKLADIAVKCGVKGISNDVERCLSLCVEEKMRGLISNLIRLSKQRVDVEKSRHRTVVTSDVRQQIMSMNKKAREEWEKKQAEAEKLQKQNDTEGGAGTDGDKDKDDGRGKSIKVNKEEDDKMRTTAANVAARAAAGGDDMLSKWQLMAEQARQKREGVSDVASGSQPTKELSSNTPSSSGKTSRDSQDGENRGQSATTSTSGLGRKFGRSSVFVPQQKVVRTISIKDVIAVLEREPQMAKSTLMYRLYDKAGSDPATE